The window ACGCTAAGCCAATCATATGTTTGAAACTATCTTGAGTGTATTGAGAAAGATAAATACTGATCTTGCTGTCCGTGATTTGATTGGATTGGAGTTGGAAATTATGAATACGCTAAGCCAATCATATGTTTGAAAGTATCTTGAGTGTATTGAGAAAGATAAATACTGATATTGCTGTCCGTGATTTGATTGGATTGGATGTGGAAATTGGAAATGCATCTTGTTTCTACATGTTCCATCTAGATGGGATATCTGCATGTTCAACATCTCAGTATCTTCATTATACAACACAGCTTTTGTTCATTTTTCCTTTTGGTTGGCAAATTTAAGATAAAAATCCTTGTCACATCTTAACATAAACAACAGCAGCCTATTTCTCTTCCCTCCCTCGCAGTGTTTGAAAATTCAAAGGCCCTCCTAATGCTCAAGCCAAAAGCCTATTTTCTTAGAGTTTGATGCATATGTTGGAACAATCATACTGCTTACTTTCATTTGTGTTTGTGGATGTAGCTGTTTCCCAGCAACTGCAGGAGTATGAGGAGAAGATCTTTGGGTCAATTGACACCACCAACCAAACGTTGGCCTTCCCTCCGGTAGCTGCACCTTCATTTGGCTTTGGTTTCCCCAAAGCTAATAATGGAGTTCCTATCCCTGCATTCAACAATGTGGGCGCTCCCTCCATTTTTACTAGACCCACCTTAGATATCCCTCCGCAGGAGTTTACATTTGGAGCTGGCCAGACTCAAAGTAATATCTCAGGAAGCCCTTTCAATGTCAATCCTCCAAATCCAAATGCTAGTGATATTTCTATGGATAGTACTTGAGATTCCTGCTTTTATACCCCTTTTGCGGATCAACTGTTGGAGGGAAGGAAGTTAGGTGCTGATTCCAACGAGTTTTTTTTTATTTGGATGTAAAGTGGGAGTGACTACTCATACTTTCTTGACTTTCTATGAATCTTTAGTTTACAATATTTGACAGGGTGGTAAAAGTATGAATGGGTTTTTCCTCCTCAGTTTTAGTCCTGTAACTGGGAAATTTTTTTCCGATTGATTGCGCATGATCTAATACAAAGTTCTGTTATTTACTTTATTTACAAGCTTACTTTGACCCAATCTACATCGTTGTTCCACTCTGCTACCTTTCCCGGCATCTTACTTGCTAATGAAAGATTGTGGAAAATCGAATGCATCTTGAAACGTTGTGTATGCACTCAATAATGAAAGAAGGATTGCGGAAGATCGAATGTATCTTGAGGCGTTGTGTTTGCACGTTTTAGTGTTCAAAATTCACATGATTGGTATTTTTGTGTTTGAACGTTAGAGTGCACAAACTTCACTGAATACATCCGTTTCATTCTCTTCGGGTCCTATTGGCAACTGTTTCATGTACCGAACACTTTTTGCGACTGCCATCAACAGTTTGTTTTGTAGTGTATAAACCATGTTAAACTTCTTTTTTTCTGTCAGGTGTTAAACTGGGGCTTCTAGGGTTTGAAAATTTTAGAAAATAATATTTGACTCGGGTACTTATTGACGGATAACTAAAAACACATCCCGTCAAAATATTCGGTTCAAGGGACATCAATTTTGACACAAATTTAACACTATTTATTAGTCATCAGATTGTAAAACAATGAATGGTTTAAATTAATTTTAAATATAATGTTAACATATAACTAATTGATGTGATAAATTACGTGGCATTACTTAATTTAATAACAAATCAAAAGAAAGAAAAATCACACTTTAAAATCTGGAAAACAAAATTGAGTTAAAAAAAAAAAACATAATATCAAAGAAAAACAACAAACAAAAGAAAGAAAGAAAAAGGAGGAGTGTCGGCGCTATTGCTTGCGAGTAGTCAAGGGAGCGACAGAGACTCCTTATACTTGTTGTCGAACACTAACAGTATAGATGGTTCATGGTTGGCTTAATGCCTGATGCCTTCAAATGATATTCTACTGTAGTTTAAGAGTTTGAATCGTTTTCATACCTAGATTCCATAACTATCTCAGTATCTCCCCACATTCACACAAGATGTTTGTACATTTTATATAATCAAATTTAGATCCAAAAGTACCATGTCATATGATAAATCGTACGTATCATTCTCTCAATAGTTAAATACAAAATCAATAAGAATCCATTAATATCATCATCATATAAAAACAAAAATAACATGCCCAGGAACACAAATCGATCCTCTTGTACAATAACATGACTAACCAAAACTCCCTGAACGAATTTGTAGCTACCTAAAGGAAGAAGAGTTTTGCTTTCTTTCTTTTATCTGTGTTCTTCTTCTTTGGTCTTCAGCTGATCTTTTTTTCTTTTCTTTTAAATTGGATTTTATTTTTCAGATTTTAAATTGTGATTTTTCCTTCTTTTGATTTGTTATTAAATTTCACGTCACTTGCCACATCAATTAGTTATATGTTGACATCATATTTAGTATTGATCTAGACCATTCATTGTTTTAAAATCTGATGGCTGATGTTAAAATTTGTGTCAAATTTTATGTCCTTTGAACCGGACCGCCCATCAAATGCAAATTTTATCAAGAAAAAAAAATGATTGGGTTGTCTTATGCAAAACCCCAATCCAATAACTATTGATTATTGTCTCATCTAATAACGTGGAAGTGCTTTAACAACAATTAATGTGACTATTGATCCATCACCACAAAGATAAAGTCGCAAAATATTCTCATAAACTATCTATTGCGTTAGTTGAACCCAATTCCATTAGAACATAAAGAACATAGTTTAATATAGAGAGAATGACATATTACTACCACAAACAGTACCATAATACAGAAAACCCACATTCAAAAAGATTTATACAATTAAGAACACAAGCCCAACCCCTACCCTATCCCCAACCCTAAGCCTAAGCCCAAGTCCAAGTCCAAGTATAAAATGCAAATGACAAAAAACTTGTAGTGTTTTGCTAATCTCGTACTATCTACAAGAAATAAGAAGTTATGGGTGAAAAGTTATCGACTCATTAGACCACGCGACACCTTCATTTTCCACAAATGTGTTATTTTGCAAAGGTAGACCTCAATAGTAAATTCAAGTCTAACTAACTAACAAACTAACTAAACCAAAGCTGAGAACTTAATTCAAATCTAGCAGCGACACTTAATGTATTAGAAGGAAAAATGAAAAAACTTATCTCAAACACTCAATTGACTCCAATATCTCAATAATAAATATAACAATAAGACAACACTATATAACTACATAGGATTAATTCATATAGTATCGTTAGAGTACTATTGGCCAATAGAGATTCTAATAATTGAGAAGTTGAAAGCTGAATATAAACAATATATAAACAATGTTGTCATGCATGCAAATACAATGTCATGAACTCTCGTTCAACTAAGTTGTGAGTTAACAAAATAAGTTTTCCAATGACATGTAACATTCATGAACAAATATGTAAATATTATTATTTTTAAATAAAAATGTTATTGGCCAAATACAATTTGCTACTATGTTCGGCAAAAACAAAACAAAACAAAAAAAACTTCGCCTCAAAACGTTTTACACGGTGTCTGTGCACATATTTTTCTTTATTCACTCAAAAACAGATTGGGCTTCTAACGGTAAGATCCGACTTGGACACGGAAATGGATTGGCCCAAAACCCTATATATATACATACACGCCCCCCGTCTTTCATTCTCATGTTTCTATGTCCTCCGCTTTCTTCTCCATTCGCTCTCTCGATCAGTCTCCTTGTTCGCCTCCGATTTAGGTCGATCAATTTTCTAGGGTTTCTCCTCCGACCGAATTTCTAGGGTTTCTACTCCGATCAATTTTCTAGGGTTTCTACTCTGATCGGTCTCGACGGTTTTGGAATTTCAATTTGGGCGATCCAAGTGATGCAGATATGCCCGACTACTTGAGAAGCTCCATCGCGAACCGCAATATGGAATTCGATTGGTACTCCGCCGCCTGTGAAGCCTTTTCCGAACACCACCACCGTTTTCCGATCCCCGTTTCTTGAACTTTTCGGATCCGATAAACAAAGAAATAAGAAAGAAAAAAAAGAAAGAAAAGAAAGATTTGATAGTTTGAGAATGGAGCGTACCAAATCCGATGCGAGTGACTACGACGAGTTTGTGGAGCAAGACCCCACCGGGAGGTACTACCGTTACGACGACGTTTTGGGGAAGGGGGCTTTCAAGACTGTCTACAAGGCCTTTGATGAGGACGAAGGTATCGAAGTGGCCTGGAGCAAAGTCAAGCCTGCCGACGATGCTGAGCTTCACCGTTTGTTTTCCGAGATTGATCTGCTCAAGTCTTTAAAACATGATAACATCATCAAGATTTTCAGCTGGTGGGTCTCGGAGGATGATGGTAAAGGGAAGAAGAAGAAAACTGTGAATATGATCACGGAGTTGTTCACTTCCGGGAGCTTGAAGCAGTATCGAAAGAAGCACACCAATGTCGAAGTCAAGGCCATCAAGAAATGGGCCAGGCAGATTCTCAAGGGCTTAAGCTATCTGCATTCTCATGACCCTCCCATTGTTCATAGGGATTTGAAGTGTGACAATGTGTTTATCAATGGCTTCAATGGGGAGGTCAAGATTGGGGATTTTGGGTTTGCGTTGGTGATGCATGGGCAGGGTAGTACTGAGCATGAAGTGATTGGCACGCCGGAGTTTATAGCGCCGGAGATGTATGAAGAGAATTATAATGAGCTGGTGGATATCTATTCTTTCGGTTGTGCTTGCTCGAATTGGTGNNNNNNNNNNNNNNNNNNNNNNNNNNNNNNNNNNNNNNNNNNNNNNNNNNNNNNNNNNNNNNNNNNNNNNNNNNNNNNNNNNNNNNNNNNNNNNNNNNNNNNNNNNNNNNNNNNNNNNNNNNNNNNNNNNNNNNNNNNNNNNNNNNNNNNNNNNNNNNNNNNNNNNNNNNNNNNNNNNNNNNNNNNNNNNNNNNNNNNNNNNNNNNNNNNNNNNNNNNNNNNNNNNNNNNNNNNNNNNNNNNNNNNNNNNNNNNNNNNNNNNNNNNNNNNNNNNNNNNNNNNNNNNNNNNNNNNNNNNNNNNNNNNNNNNNNNNNNNNNNNNNNNNNNNNNNNNNNNNNNNNNNNNNNNNNNNNNNNNNNNNNNNNNNNNNNNNNNNNNNNNNNNNNNNNNNNNNNNNNNNNNNNNNNNNNNNNNNNNNNNNNNNNNNNNNNNNNNNNNNNNNNNNNNCTAAGTAAAGTGAAGGATCTCAAGTCAAGCAGTTCATTGAGAAGTGTCTAGTTCCTGCATCAAGGAGATTGTCTGCAATAGAGCTCTTGGATGATCCATTCCTTGCAGCTGATGATTCAAAGGTGCCTAGATCTTTTCCCATGGACATTGATACCGCAAGTGACAGAGTGAGCTCCAAATCATCTAGCTCTTCAATCCTGGAGTGTCATAGGTTCACAAAGAATAATGCATTGACATTAAGAGCAAAGAGGAATTCTGATAGTAGTAAAGCTATTGCGTTGACATTGAGTGTTGCTGGTAGCCGTGGGAAGAAGAAAACTATTGAGTTTGATTTCTATCCGAATTCAGATACTGCTGTTTCGATTGCTGGTGAGATGGTTGATCAGGAGCTTGGTCTTTCAACTGAAGATGTGTCTGCCGTGGCTGAGTTGATTGATAGATTGGTTATGAAGATTGTGCCCATGTGGAGACCCACTTCTTCAGTTGGAGCATATAGCTCATGTACCACTACTAGCTCGTATTCAACAAAGAACTCTGTTGTCTCGAGCATGGAAATATGGAAGAGCTTCAGCACGTCAAGCAATTGTTCCTTGCAGTCAGCTGAGTTATCTTTACTGGACAAACATCACTATGATAATCTAAAAGCGGAGATCGATTCTATTGATGCACAGTTTCAACAACGTTTTGTTGAGCTGGTGGAGAAGAAGGAAGAAGCCATCCAAAGTGCAAAGAAGAAGTTGGTTGGTCCAGTTTAGCATCCATTCACAGATTGGTAGCATATAGAAATGTGATGAAATAGCATTCACTTCAATATCATCTCTTTAATATAGTTGTTTGTGTACTTTAATAGTCTAGTTTAGAAGCTTTCATAGCCAAATGGAGTACAGGATTTCCATCCCCTGTTAAATACCAATACCGTTTGATTGATTGTTGTTTTAATCTTTGGTAGCCTAAGGTGTGTCTTTTAGGAAGTGAATGAAAGTCTTGACTCCAGACTATTATTTGTGTAGCACTTACGAAAATTGGGAATGCAACATTTACTTCTTTTATTTGAAGGAGACATTTGTTTCTTTGTGCTCCTGTTGTCATCCACAAATTTATTTAGTCATCGATCGAGTTTCAAGTCATTACTATGAGATCAAAAGAATACATATTAGGAGAAATGAGATTGATGTACTTTTACTACTCAATCCATTTTAAGCATCATAAAGCTAATTGTTTGAGAATCCGACTCAATTTATACAAAATCTGCAAAGACGACAACTATGAAGTGATGTTGCCACGATTTTTTGACACGTTGTTACATATAATTACATATATGTCATTGTAACCCTAATTGTTTTTTTTTGTTTCACTATATAATGATATCTCATTGCCGCATTCTCAGACCAACCAAGATCTTATAAATTTTTTCTTGCTCTGTTTCTGCCTCATAGACTTGTATGTTTTCTCTTCATTTCTGGATTAATACTCTCTATGATTCCATTCTCAATCTTCGTGATCTACCGTCTACTGGATTCCAGACATCAAAAAAATTAGGTAATCAAGCACTCTTCATCGATGCTAAAATGTATTTCAAAGTGTTATAATCCAAATTTGTCTATATTAGTGTTTGATTATAGAGTTTTATCTATGTTGATTTTTCTTTATATTATATAAAATGATGGATTTATATTTTTTTGATTTCATTAAAAATGAAAATAGTGATTTAGGCTCAAAGCATCTACAATTAGGCCTTCGGCAACATTGATTTGACCGCAAATGCATGTCTTTGACGGAAATCATGCAGATCTTGTCTAGATATAGCTAGATCTAGTCAAGAATAAGGGACTTAGCTCAACCTAACATAATATAGATTAAGTTTGAGAAATTAGTGAAATAAAGTCAATGTTGGTAGTGATTTTGATTAAACCAAAATATCTAATTCAATGGTTGCGAAATTATTGAATCAACGACACATATTCCACTTCCTTGTTTAAGCAGGATATATAGTTGAGCAGTGTATCTTGCTAAGACTTATGAGCGACTAGACTAACTAAACGAAAACCAAAGTTCTAAGAAATGATAAAAGAAGAAACAATCCGCGGACATTTTATGTGGTCAATGAATCTCCCACACTCTTTTTTCTAATTCATTTTTATTACATATCTTCAACAAAAAGTATGTAGATCTACCATTCTTCCCCGACCTCCCTCTGATCGAGAATAGGCAAACCCGCTA of the Fragaria vesca subsp. vesca linkage group LG6, FraVesHawaii_1.0, whole genome shotgun sequence genome contains:
- the LOC101311601 gene encoding serine/threonine-protein kinase WNK8-like, which produces MERTKSDASDYDEFVEQDPTGRYYRYDDVLGKGAFKTVYKAFDEDEGIEVAWSKVKPADDAELHRLFSEIDLLKSLKHDNIIKIFSWWVSEDDGKGKKKKTVNMITELFTSGSLKQYRKKHTNVEVKAIKKWARQILKGLSYLHSHDPPIVHRDLKCDNVFINGFNGEVKIGDFGFALVMHGQGSTEHEVIGTPEFIAPEMYEENYNELVDIYSFGSQVKQFIEKCLVPASRRLSAIELLDDPFLAADDSKVPRSFPMDIDTASDRVSSKSSSSSILECHRFTKNNALTLRAKRNSDSSKAIALTLSVAGSRGKKKTIEFDFYPNSDTAVSIAGEMVDQELGLSTEDVSAVAELIDRLVMKIVPMWRPTSSVGAYSSCTTTSSYSTKNSVVSSMEIWKSFSTSSNCSLQSAELSLLDKHHYDNLKAEIDSIDAQFQQRFVELVEKKEEAIQSAKKNWSISHEKKSFNLSKIWSLLTEKEISGK